Proteins from a single region of Cydia strobilella chromosome 2, ilCydStro3.1, whole genome shotgun sequence:
- the LOC134749150 gene encoding synaptic vesicle glycoprotein 2C-like, giving the protein MDCGVSSVTAGKKEDKAYTYEEAITLAGNGIYTYGLLAVLSLTVLSMCSDMFGFSVVLAGSQCDLQLTPSQRSTLMSMPFLGPIIMSYPWGYFSDTQGRRKCLLLAMSFSFVTTVISSLSPNWIMLAVLKFLSTSFCSCAQSATYALLGDSSGLRVRGSHMLVMTSVLMLAPAYYFTVGYFLLNMEYSIDLGFISFVPWRLLVLTLALPMGISSLALHCFYDSPKFLANAGREDQAVELLRKIWKRNGGKDHYPVKKLILNEDCAPAQGEPLLRSLWQQTAPLFQTPLLWRTLLLYYITAVVYSVYTACSSKLEYLTTIFGIGHSVSFALVNALMSRLARMKLMLMVILAAAVASEAGIIVVTNRVASFVLFLGITITVLTFGIVFSYFVELYPTSYRGMAACLRVVVARGSVLVAINLLSSYITTSCHQCFNSFTAYTFSKLTRNKTGEGVVS; this is encoded by the exons ATGGATTGTGGAGTGTCGAGTGTTACTGCAGGGAAGAAGGAAGACAAAGCTTATACTTATGAAGAGGCTATCACTTTGGCAG GCAATGGCATCTACACATACGGGCTACTGGCGGTGCTGAGCCTTACGGTCCTCTCGATGTGCAGCGACATGTTCGGCTTCTCCGTGGTGTTAGCTGGGAGCCAGTGTGATCTTCAACTCACTCCGAGCCAGAGGAGCACTCTCATGTCTATGCCTTTTCTTG GTCCAATAATAATGTCATATCCATGGGGCTACTTCAGCGACACGCAGGGCCGCAGGAAATGCCTCCTCCTGGCTATGAGCTTTAGCTTCGTGACCACGGTCATTAGCTCCCTGTCTCCGAATTGGATCATGCTTGCTGTGCTCAAGTTTTTGAGCACCAGTTT TTGCAGTTGCGCGCAGTCGGCGACATATGCGCTGTTGGGAGATTCCAGCGGACTGCGCGTGCGCGGGAGCCACATGCTGGTCATGACCAGCGTGCTTATGCTTGCGCCCGCCTACTACTTTA CGGTAGGCTATTTCCTCCTAAACATGGAGTACTCCATCGACCTGGGCTTTATCAGCTTCGTGCCCTGGCGTCTCCTGGTGCTGACCCTGGCGCTACCAATGGGCATCAGCTCGTTGGCGCTGCACTGCTTCTATGATAGCCCCAAGTTCCTGGCCAATGCTGGTAGAGAAGACCAGGCGGTGGAACTGCTCAGGAAGATTTGGAAGAGGAACGGCGGAAAGGATCATTATCCT GTGAAGAAGCTGATCCTAAATGAAGACTGTGCGCCGGCGCAGGGCGAGCCGCTGCTGCGGTCTCTTTGGCAACAAACCGCGCCGCTGTTCCAAACTCCTCTGCTGTGGCGGACCTTACTGCTGTACTACATTACTGCGGTGGTCTACAGCGTGTAT ACCGCTTGCTCTTCAAAACTGGAATACCTCACCACCATATTCGGCATTGGACACTCCGTCTCCTTCGCTCTAGTGAACGCGCTAATGTCCCGTCTCGCTCGCATGAAGCTCATGCTAATGGTCATACTGGCGGCGGCAGTTGCGTCTGAGGCTGGGATTATCGTCGTCACCAACAGGGTGGCTAGCTTCGTCCTGTTTCTTGGGATAACGATCACAGTGTTGACGTTTGGGATTGTGTTCTCGTACTTTGTGGAGCTGTATCCGACGTCTTATCG TGGTATGGCGGCGTGTCTCAGAGTGGTCGTGGCGCGGGGAAGCGTCCTGGTCGCCATCAACCTACTCAGCTCTTACATCACGACGAGTTGCCATCAGTGCTTCAACAGTTTCACCGCCTACACATTCAGCAAGTTGACTAGGAATAAAACGGGTGAAGGG gtGGTCTCTTAG
- the LOC134749885 gene encoding carbonic anhydrase-like, translating into MKAFIVIICFIGLSYEAEWSYEGEYQWPGVCSSGTQQSPIDISTRDAVVDRHQTHIRGPLVFRGYQQVTTTALNNGHTLKWSAVPGTPAPVLSGGPLRGNYTFLQFHLHWLSEHAIDGFKYPLEIHMVHLKTGLKLEEALARPDGITVVGMLCVLKSGAAAEHALAQIVPSLPELTYRMDPNNQTMAEIIDLSRLLSPDPQSFYTYHGSLTTPQCQESVTWIVMDKPLVISDNQYKLFSKIDIGGNTFNYRSLHPANRIVYRSMASCASIASPTFIGFLLSIIMCAKSIMATTLIKGVCIITNMKRRLFGFSIKECSKLG; encoded by the exons ATGAAGGCGTTTATTGTTATCATTTGCTTTATag GTTTAAGTTATGAAGCTGAATGGAGTTATGAAg GCGAGTATCAATGGCCCGGAGTGTGCAGCTCTGGCACCCAGCAGTCGCCCATTGACATCTCGACGCGGGACGCGGTGGTAGACCGGCACCAAACTCACATCCGGGGTCCTTTGGTCTTCCGGGGCTATCAGCAGGTCACGACCACGGCACTCAACAATGGACATACCT TAAAATGGTCTGCAGTTCCCGGAACACCAGCCCCTGTATTGTCTGGCGGTCCCCTTAGAGGGAATTACACCTTTCTCCAGTTTCATCTTCATTGGCTATCTGAACACGCTATCGATGGTTTCAA GTATCCCTTGGAGATCCACATGGTACATCTCAAGACTGGGCTAAAGTTAGAGGAAGCTCTGGCGCGCCCTGATGGAATCACTGTTGTAGGGATGCTTTGCGTG TTGAAGAGTGGGGCAGCGGCGGAACATGCTCTTGCTCAAATTGTCCCTTCTCTACCTGAACTGACCTACCGTATGGATCCTAACAACCAAACCATGGCTGAAATCATCGATTTGTC CCGCCTCCTGAGCCCGGACCCACAGTCGTTCTACACGTACCACGGCTCTCTGACCACGCCCCAGTGCCAGGAATCTGTCACCTGGATTGTAATGGACAAGCCGCTAGTAATCTCTGATAATCAG TACAAACTCTTCAGCAAGATTGATATCGGCGGGAACACGTTTAACTACCGCAGCCTACACCCCGCTAACCGCATCGTCTACCGCTCCATGGCCTCCTGCGCTTCCATCGCCTCTCCAACCTTCATTGGTTTTCTTCTGTCCATCATCATGTGCGCCAAGTCCATCATGGCGACCACACTGATCAAAGGCGTCTGTATCATTACAAATATGAAGAGGAGACTTTTTGGATTTAGCATTAAGGAGTGCAGTAAGCTTGGCTGA